In Zingiber officinale cultivar Zhangliang chromosome 1A, Zo_v1.1, whole genome shotgun sequence, a genomic segment contains:
- the LOC122010231 gene encoding external alternative NAD(P)H-ubiquinone oxidoreductase B3, mitochondrial-like: MRFAAAFFDVTLQAIRRPPKFSQLLVICAISGGGIIAYADAKSDNNFDAPGATNKKKLVVLGTGWAGTSFLRNVDTSQYDVQVVSPRNYFLFTPLLPSVTCGTVEPRSIAEPIRNIMRKKGEQIQFWEAECHKIDPVNKKILCRSNICTNSEGKGEFAVDYDYLVVALGAKPNTFNTPGVVENCHFLKEIEDTQRIRRSVMNCFERACLPGLSDEEKRNNLHFVIVGGGPTGVEFAAELHDFVSEDLANLYPTVKDLVKISVIEAGVHILTMFDKRITEFAEQKFQRDGIDVKTNFRVIKVNDKTITMCSGLTGEISVPYGMVVWSTGIGTRPVILDFMKQVGQADRRVLATDEWLRVPNCDGVYALGDCATISQRKVMEDIAAIFRVADKDNSGTLTVKGIKDVLEDICERYPQVELYMKSQQLENFADLFKDASDDALKESKKLDIEVFKKALANVDSQVKMLPATAQVAAQQGNYLAKCFNKMKICEEHPEGPLRIRGSGRHRFHPFGYRHLGQFAPLGGEQTAAQLPGDWVSIGHSSQWLWYSVYASKQVSWRTRFLVVSDWIRRFIYGRDSSCI; encoded by the exons ATGCGGTTCGCAGCCGCCTTCTTCGATGTAACATTACAAGCGATTCGACGccctcctaaattctcccaactTCTCGTCATATGTGCTATCAG TGGTGGCGGCATAATAGCCTATGCTGATGCAAAGTCAGATAATAATTTTGATGCACCTGGAGCAACCAACAAGAAGAAATTGGTTGTTCTTGGAACAGGTTGGGCTGGCACTAGTTTCTTGAGAAATGTAGACACCTCCCAGTATGACGTGCAAGTGGTGTCGCCGCGTAACTACTTTCTGTTCACTCCTCTACTGCCAAGCGTCACTTGTGGAACTGTTGAACCACGTAGTATCGCAGAGCCTATTCGCAATATTATGCGAAAG AAAGGTGAACAGATTCAATTTTGGGAAGCTGAGTGTCATAAGATCGATCCAGTTAACAAGAAAATTCTCTGCCGCTCCAATATTTGCACAAACTCGGAAGGGAAAGGGGAATTTGCAGTAGATTATGATTACTTGGTCGTTGCACTCGGAGCAAAGCCGAATACCTTCAACACTCCTGGTGTAGTGGAGAACTGCCATTTCCTAAAG GAAATAGAGGATACACAAAGAATCAGGAGGAGTGTGATGAATTGCTTCGAGAGAGCATGCCTTCCGGGCCTTAGTGatgaagaaaaaagaaataaCCTTCATTTCGTTATTGTTGGTGGAGGTCCAACTGGCGTTGAATTTGCAGCAGAactgcatgattttgtgagtgaAGATTTGGCTAACTTGTATCCCACTGTTAAAGATTTGGTGAAAATTTCAGTAATTGAGGCCGGGGTGCATATCTTGACAAT GTTTGACAAAAGGATAACTGAATTTGCTGAACAAAAGTTCCAAAGAGATGGTATTGATGTGAAAACCAATTTCCGGGTTATCAAGGTAAATGATAAGACCATCACTATGTGTAGTGGGCTGACCGGAGAAATTTCAGTCCCCTATGGAATGGTGGTTTGGTCTACTGGTATTGGCACCCGCCCAGTAATACTGGATTTTATGAAGCAAGTTGGGCAG GCTGATAGACGGGTATTAGCAACTGATGAGTGGTTGAGAGTCCCAAATTGTGATGGTGTCTATGCTCTTGGTGATTGTGCAACAATAAGTCAGAGAAAAGTCATG GAAGACATCGCAGCCATTTTTAGAGTTGCAGACAAGGATAATTCTGGAACTCTAACTGTAAAAGGCATCAAAGATGTACTGGAGGATATCTGTGAGAGGTACCCTCAGGTGGAGCTTTACATGAAGAGCCAGCAGTTGGAGAATTTTGCTGATCTATTTAAGGATGCGAGTGACGATGCTCTCAAAGAATCCAAAAAATTGGACATTGAAGTGTTTAAGAAAGCTCTTGCCAATGTGGATTCACAGGTTAAGATGCTACCTGCTACAGCTCAG GTTGCTGCACAACAAGGCAACTATCTTGCTAAATGTTTTAACAAGATGAAAATCTGCGAGGAGCACCCTGAAGGTCCTCTTCGTATAAGAGGGTCAGGTCGTCATCGGTTCCATCCATTTGG GTATCGGCATTTGGGCCAATTTGCTCCTTTGGGTGGAGAGCAAACGGCTGCACAGCTGCCTGGAGATTGGGTTTCTATTGGTCACAGCTCGCAGTGGCTTTGGTACTCTGTGTATGCAAG TAAGCAAGTGAGTTGGCGAACGAGATTCCTTGTGGTATCTGATTGGATCAGGAGGTTCATATATGGAAGAGATTCAAGCTGCATCTAA